The proteins below come from a single Micromonospora citrea genomic window:
- a CDS encoding D-sedoheptulose-7-phosphate isomerase, which translates to MTAGTLLDAHLANLAAALLPYRQHEELLARWGETLARRLVDGGRLLVAGNGGSAAEAQHLTAELVGKLRDDRQPLSAIALHAETSALTAIGNDYGYDEVFARQVRAHGRPGDILLLMSTSGTSTNLLTAAHAAHDTGLRTWALTGPTPNPLADACHDVLAVPSPDSQVVQELHLVTSHLLCEYVEQALPAALAAPGAPVRAGVEVVLDGGSGQQVDAMRREA; encoded by the coding sequence ATGACGGCCGGAACGCTGCTCGACGCGCACCTGGCGAACCTGGCCGCGGCGCTGCTGCCCTACCGGCAGCACGAGGAGCTGCTGGCGCGGTGGGGGGAGACCCTGGCCCGCCGGCTGGTCGACGGCGGTCGGCTGCTGGTGGCTGGCAACGGCGGCAGCGCCGCCGAAGCCCAACACCTCACCGCCGAACTCGTCGGCAAACTTCGCGACGACCGCCAACCCCTCTCCGCCATCGCCCTGCACGCCGAAACCAGCGCCCTCACCGCCATCGGCAACGACTACGGCTACGACGAAGTCTTCGCCCGCCAGGTCCGCGCCCACGGCCGCCCCGGCGACATCCTCCTACTCATGTCCACCAGCGGCACCAGCACCAACCTCCTCACCGCCGCCCACGCCGCCCACGACACCGGACTACGAACCTGGGCCCTCACCGGACCCACCCCCAACCCCCTCGCCGACGCCTGCCACGACGTCCTCGCCGTCCCCTCACCCGACAGCCAGGTCGTCCAGGAACTCCACCTCGTCACCAGCCACCTCCTCTGCGAGTACGTCGAGCAGGCCCTGCCGGCCGCGCTCGCCGCGCCGGGGGCGCCGGTGCGGGCGGGGGTCGAGGTGGTGCTCGACGGCGGCTCAGGTCAGCAGGTCGACGCGATGAGGAGGGAAGCGTGA
- a CDS encoding glycosyltransferase produces the protein MRIAMISEHASPLAILGGEDAGGQNTHVAELSAALAAAGHDVRVYTRRDAVDLPVTVRSPDGYDVVHVPAGPAEPVAKDALLPHMREFSRWLVDRWRGGDWVPEVIHAHFWMSGLAALAASRQTGVPVVQTYHALGAVKRRYQGVQDTSPARRIGYERELGRSVDRVIAQCQDEVGELVRLGVPRSRMTVVPSGVNLGTFAPLGPTAEKEDGRPRILTVGRLVERKGFQTVVRAMAYVPEAECVVVGGPPAGLLETDPYARRLRALAVSCGVADRVKLVGAVPREEMGRWYRSADILVAAPWYEPFGLTPLEAMACGVPVVGTAVGGIKDTVVDGVTGDLVPARDPRALGAAIGRLLDDRIRRFAYATAARERARHRYSWAATAERLVEVYGDVAAVGRPSRVVAG, from the coding sequence ATGCGCATCGCGATGATCTCGGAGCACGCCAGTCCGCTCGCCATCCTGGGCGGCGAGGACGCCGGCGGTCAGAACACGCATGTCGCCGAGCTCTCCGCCGCGCTCGCGGCCGCCGGACACGACGTGCGGGTCTACACGCGCCGCGACGCGGTGGACCTGCCGGTGACCGTACGCAGCCCGGACGGCTACGACGTGGTGCACGTCCCGGCGGGGCCGGCCGAGCCGGTCGCCAAGGACGCGCTGCTGCCGCACATGAGGGAGTTCAGCCGCTGGCTGGTCGACAGGTGGCGGGGCGGCGACTGGGTGCCCGAGGTGATCCACGCGCACTTCTGGATGAGCGGCCTCGCCGCGCTGGCCGCCAGCCGGCAGACCGGGGTGCCGGTGGTGCAGACGTACCACGCCCTCGGCGCGGTGAAGCGGCGGTACCAGGGCGTGCAGGACACCAGCCCGGCCCGCCGGATCGGCTACGAGCGGGAGCTGGGCCGGTCGGTCGACCGGGTGATCGCACAGTGCCAGGACGAGGTCGGCGAGCTGGTCCGCCTCGGCGTGCCCCGGTCCCGGATGACGGTCGTCCCGTCCGGGGTCAACCTGGGCACGTTCGCCCCGCTCGGGCCGACCGCCGAGAAGGAAGACGGCCGGCCGCGGATCCTCACCGTGGGCCGGCTGGTCGAGCGGAAGGGCTTCCAGACGGTGGTGCGGGCGATGGCGTACGTGCCGGAGGCCGAGTGCGTGGTGGTCGGCGGGCCGCCCGCCGGCCTGCTGGAGACCGACCCGTACGCCCGGCGGCTGCGCGCCCTCGCGGTCAGCTGCGGGGTGGCCGACCGGGTGAAGCTGGTCGGCGCGGTGCCCCGCGAGGAGATGGGCCGCTGGTACCGCTCGGCCGACATCCTGGTGGCCGCCCCCTGGTACGAGCCGTTCGGGCTCACCCCGCTGGAGGCGATGGCGTGCGGGGTCCCCGTGGTCGGCACCGCGGTGGGCGGGATCAAGGACACCGTGGTCGACGGCGTCACCGGCGACCTGGTCCCGGCCCGGGACCCGCGTGCGCTGGGCGCCGCGATAGGGCGGCTCCTCGACGACCGGATCCGCCGCTTCGCGTACGCGACGGCGGCGCGGGAACGGGCGCGGCACCGCTACTCCTGGGCGGCCACGGCGGAGCGGCTGGTCGAGGTCTACGGCGACGTGGCGGCGGTGGGCCGGCCCAGCCGGGTGGTGGCCGGATGA
- a CDS encoding glycosyltransferase, translated as MNILLWHVHGSWTTSFVHGRHRYLIPVTPDRGPYGLGRARTYPWPDNATEVTPDDLATTDIDLIILQRPEEHDLAHQWLHRRPGHHIPTIYVEHNTPKDGNVPHSRHPMADRDDLLIAHVTHFNHLFWDTGTTRTTVIDHGIVPPSAEYTGELERLAVVINEPVRRWRVTGTDLLPRFAEIAPLDVFGMKVAGLADHLGLPADRLASHDDVPQHLMHAELGRRRAYLHLCRWTSLGLSLIEAMAMGMPVIALAATEAVMAVPPGGGALSTRIDTLLDAARRFVADPAQARRAGAEARAFARDRYGLDRFLADWDRLLEEEVCASR; from the coding sequence ATGAACATCCTGCTCTGGCACGTGCACGGCTCCTGGACCACCTCGTTCGTGCACGGCCGACACCGCTACCTGATCCCCGTCACACCCGACCGCGGCCCCTACGGCCTCGGCCGCGCCCGCACCTACCCCTGGCCCGACAACGCCACCGAAGTGACCCCCGACGACCTCGCCACCACCGACATCGACCTGATCATCCTGCAACGCCCCGAAGAACACGACCTCGCCCACCAATGGCTACACCGCCGCCCCGGCCACCACATCCCCACCATCTACGTCGAACACAACACCCCCAAGGACGGCAACGTCCCCCACAGCCGCCACCCCATGGCCGACCGCGACGACCTCCTCATCGCCCACGTCACCCACTTCAACCACCTCTTCTGGGACACCGGCACCACCCGCACCACAGTGATCGACCACGGCATCGTCCCGCCCTCGGCCGAGTACACCGGCGAGCTGGAGCGCCTCGCCGTGGTCATCAACGAGCCGGTACGCCGCTGGCGGGTCACCGGCACCGACCTGCTGCCCCGCTTCGCCGAGATCGCCCCGCTGGACGTCTTCGGGATGAAGGTGGCCGGGCTCGCCGACCACCTGGGCCTGCCGGCCGACCGGCTGGCCAGCCACGACGACGTGCCCCAGCACCTGATGCACGCCGAGCTGGGGCGCCGCCGGGCGTACCTGCACCTGTGCCGGTGGACGTCGCTGGGGCTGAGCCTCATCGAGGCGATGGCCATGGGAATGCCGGTGATCGCGCTGGCCGCCACCGAGGCGGTGATGGCGGTGCCGCCCGGCGGCGGAGCCCTGTCCACCCGGATCGACACCCTGCTGGACGCCGCCCGCCGGTTCGTGGCGGACCCGGCGCAGGCGCGCCGGGCTGGCGCGGAGGCCCGCGCCTTCGCCCGGGACCGCTACGGCCTCGACCGTTTCCTCGCCGACTGGGACCGGCTGCTGGAGGAGGAAGTATGCGCATCGCGATGA
- a CDS encoding HAD-IIIA family hydrolase, with translation MLLDRDGTLIEDVPYNGDPEKVRAVPGARVALDRLRAAGLRLAVVTNQSGLARGLFSEGQLRAVHARVERLLGRFDAWLVCPHEEGAGCGCRKPAPGLVWAAARELGTVPSRCVVVGDIGRDVVAASAAGASGVLVPTAVTRAGEVAAAARVVGDLSGAVAEILGRQAAVDPASYGGVRRGVGTVLVVRSDSAGDVLVTGPAVRAVAAGAGRVVMLCGPRGRAAAELLPGVDEVIEHRLPWIDPSPGVVDPVDMRLLVDRLAAVGADEAVVFTSFHQSPLPLALLLRLAGVSRVSAISDDYPGSLLDVRHRVPVGVPEPERALSLAAAAGFALAPDDEPALRLRPTQAPPPEAGAPGYVVVHPGSASQARGCPPELAARIVRALVAAGHRVVVTGGPDERELTALVAGDTAVDLGGRTGLAELAATVAGAAAVVVGNTGPAHLAAAQDVPVVSLFAPTVPFGQWGPWRVPTVRLGDADAPCRDTRAARCPVPGHPCLSGIRPEEVVEALRLLGVPPASRPARADTGVPAAVSGGSGR, from the coding sequence GTGTTGCTGGATCGGGACGGGACGTTGATCGAGGACGTGCCGTACAACGGTGATCCGGAGAAGGTGCGTGCGGTGCCGGGTGCGCGGGTGGCGTTGGATCGGTTGCGGGCTGCGGGGTTGCGGTTGGCGGTGGTGACGAATCAGTCGGGTCTGGCGCGGGGGTTGTTTTCCGAGGGGCAGTTGCGGGCGGTGCATGCGCGGGTGGAGCGGTTGTTGGGGCGGTTCGACGCGTGGTTGGTGTGTCCGCATGAGGAGGGTGCGGGGTGTGGGTGTCGTAAGCCGGCGCCGGGGTTGGTGTGGGCGGCGGCGCGGGAGTTGGGGACGGTGCCGTCGCGGTGTGTGGTGGTGGGGGACATCGGTCGGGATGTGGTGGCGGCGTCGGCGGCGGGGGCGTCGGGGGTTTTGGTGCCGACGGCGGTGACGCGGGCCGGTGAGGTGGCGGCGGCGGCGCGGGTGGTGGGGGATTTGTCGGGGGCGGTGGCGGAGATTCTGGGTCGGCAGGCGGCGGTGGATCCGGCCAGTTACGGGGGTGTGCGGCGGGGGGTGGGGACGGTGTTGGTGGTGCGGTCGGATTCGGCTGGGGATGTGTTGGTGACGGGTCCGGCGGTGCGGGCGGTGGCGGCGGGTGCGGGGCGGGTGGTGATGTTGTGTGGGCCTCGGGGGCGGGCGGCGGCGGAGTTGTTGCCGGGTGTCGATGAGGTGATCGAGCATCGGTTGCCGTGGATTGATCCGAGTCCGGGGGTGGTTGATCCGGTCGACATGCGGTTGCTCGTGGATCGGTTGGCGGCGGTGGGGGCGGACGAGGCGGTGGTGTTCACCAGTTTCCATCAGTCGCCGTTGCCGTTGGCGTTGTTGTTGCGGTTGGCGGGTGTGTCGCGGGTCAGTGCGATCAGTGACGACTATCCGGGTTCGTTGTTGGACGTGCGGCATCGGGTTCCGGTGGGGGTGCCGGAGCCGGAGCGGGCTCTGTCGTTGGCTGCCGCGGCGGGTTTCGCCCTGGCGCCCGACGACGAACCCGCCCTACGCCTGCGCCCGACGCAGGCGCCCCCGCCGGAGGCCGGCGCGCCGGGCTACGTGGTGGTGCACCCCGGGTCCGCCTCGCAGGCCCGGGGCTGCCCGCCGGAACTGGCCGCCCGGATCGTCCGTGCCCTGGTCGCCGCCGGTCACCGGGTGGTGGTCACGGGCGGACCGGACGAGCGCGAGCTGACCGCCCTCGTCGCCGGGGACACGGCCGTCGACCTCGGCGGCCGGACCGGGCTCGCCGAGCTGGCGGCGACCGTCGCCGGGGCCGCAGCGGTGGTGGTGGGCAACACCGGCCCCGCCCACCTCGCCGCCGCCCAGGACGTTCCCGTGGTCAGCCTCTTCGCGCCGACCGTCCCGTTCGGGCAGTGGGGCCCCTGGCGGGTGCCGACCGTACGGCTCGGCGACGCCGACGCCCCCTGCCGGGACACCCGGGCCGCCCGCTGCCCCGTGCCCGGGCATCCGTGCCTCAGCGGCATCCGGCCGGAGGAGGTCGTCGAGGCGTTGCGGCTGCTCGGGGTGCCCCCGGCGAGCCGACCGGCCCGCGCGGACACCGGCGTGCCGGCGGCGGTCAGCGGCGGGAGCGGCCGATGA
- a CDS encoding SRPBCC family protein: MIEAPPEQVWAVLADGWTYSDWVVGTVHVRDVDDAWPRVGSQLHHKAGPWPLSLQDSSTVLTCEPPRRLVIRAGLWPAGEAIVVFTLEEVGAGATRVRIGEDFAAGPLRWVRNKVNDLVLHQRNKETLTRLADIAKRQKADE; encoded by the coding sequence GTGATCGAAGCTCCGCCGGAGCAGGTCTGGGCGGTGCTGGCCGACGGGTGGACGTACAGCGACTGGGTCGTCGGCACCGTCCACGTCCGGGACGTGGACGACGCCTGGCCCCGGGTCGGCAGCCAACTGCACCACAAGGCCGGGCCGTGGCCCCTCTCCCTCCAGGACTCCTCGACGGTGCTCACCTGCGAGCCCCCGCGCCGACTGGTCATCCGCGCCGGGCTCTGGCCGGCCGGCGAGGCGATCGTGGTCTTCACCCTCGAAGAGGTGGGTGCGGGCGCGACGCGGGTGCGCATCGGCGAGGACTTCGCCGCCGGCCCGCTGCGCTGGGTACGCAACAAGGTCAACGACCTCGTGCTGCACCAGCGCAACAAGGAGACCCTGACCCGGCTGGCGGACATCGCCAAGCGGCAGAAGGCGGACGAATGA
- a CDS encoding SDR family oxidoreductase, which produces MTQAVVVTGASAGVGRAVARRYAERGARLALLARGEAGLAAAERDCRELGAAEVRTYRVDVADAGAVQQAADDVVHRFGGIDVWVNNAMVSVFAPVWEIPAAEFRRVTEVNYLGTVHGTLAALRHMRARGRGAIVQVGSALAYRGIPLQAAYCASKHAIQGFNDSLRAELLHDCPGVKLSMVQLPAINTPQFSWVRTRLPRHPQPVPPIFAPEVAAKAIVWAADHGPRELNVGGPTWRARLGDIVAPGLLERKLARDGYDSQQTDTPIDRAAWRDNLDRPGDDERDRGAEGVFTDRARARSAALWVGTHKPAVSGAALAGLALALGALTRRLR; this is translated from the coding sequence ATGACGCAGGCCGTGGTGGTGACCGGGGCGAGCGCCGGGGTGGGACGCGCCGTCGCCCGCCGGTACGCCGAGCGGGGCGCCCGGCTCGCCCTGCTCGCCCGGGGCGAGGCCGGCCTGGCCGCCGCCGAACGGGACTGCCGGGAACTGGGCGCGGCGGAGGTACGCACCTACCGGGTCGACGTGGCCGACGCCGGCGCGGTGCAGCAGGCCGCCGACGACGTGGTGCACCGGTTCGGCGGTATCGACGTGTGGGTGAACAACGCCATGGTCTCGGTCTTCGCCCCGGTATGGGAGATCCCGGCCGCGGAGTTCCGGCGGGTGACCGAGGTCAACTACCTCGGCACCGTCCACGGCACCCTCGCCGCGCTGCGCCACATGCGGGCGCGCGGGCGGGGAGCGATCGTGCAGGTCGGCTCCGCGCTGGCCTACCGGGGCATCCCGCTCCAGGCGGCGTACTGCGCGAGCAAGCACGCCATCCAGGGTTTCAACGACTCGCTGCGGGCGGAACTGCTGCACGACTGCCCGGGGGTGAAGCTGTCGATGGTGCAGCTACCGGCGATCAACACTCCGCAGTTCTCCTGGGTACGCACCCGGCTGCCCCGCCACCCGCAACCGGTGCCACCGATCTTCGCGCCGGAGGTGGCCGCGAAGGCGATCGTCTGGGCGGCCGACCACGGCCCGCGCGAGCTGAACGTGGGCGGCCCGACCTGGCGCGCCCGGCTCGGCGACATCGTCGCGCCCGGCCTGCTCGAACGGAAGCTGGCCCGCGACGGCTACGACAGCCAGCAGACCGACACCCCGATCGACCGGGCCGCCTGGCGGGACAACCTGGACCGTCCCGGCGACGACGAACGGGACCGGGGCGCGGAGGGGGTCTTCACCGACCGGGCCCGCGCCCGCTCGGCCGCCCTCTGGGTCGGCACGCACAAGCCGGCGGTCTCGGGGGCCGCCCTCGCCGGCCTGGCCCTGGCCCTGGGCGCCCTCACCCGCCGCCTTCGCTGA
- a CDS encoding polyprenol monophosphomannose synthase, producing the protein MIEPVQLPAPWRDARLTVVVPTYNEAGNLPVLVERLLALPLPGLKILVADDNSPDGTGEVADKLAIEHPDRIQVVHRAGKEGLGRAYVDGIGRALDGGAEYVAQMDADLSHPPEALPGMLGALLSTQAGVVIGSRYVPGGELDENWPLYRRALSGWANLYVHTLLRVRIRDLTAGFKIWRADALRDIGLERVQSNGYSFQVEMHYLATKLGHTILEVPIRFEERRDGASKMTTATKIESALMPFKLRTKHRNVER; encoded by the coding sequence ATGATCGAACCCGTGCAGCTGCCCGCGCCCTGGCGGGACGCACGCCTGACCGTCGTGGTCCCCACCTACAACGAGGCGGGCAACCTCCCGGTGCTGGTCGAGCGGCTCCTGGCCCTGCCGCTGCCGGGCCTGAAGATCCTCGTCGCCGACGACAACTCCCCCGACGGCACCGGCGAGGTGGCGGACAAACTGGCCATCGAGCACCCCGACCGGATCCAGGTCGTGCACCGGGCCGGCAAGGAGGGCCTCGGCCGGGCGTACGTGGACGGGATCGGCCGCGCGCTCGACGGCGGCGCGGAGTACGTGGCGCAGATGGACGCGGACCTGTCGCACCCGCCGGAGGCGCTGCCGGGCATGCTCGGCGCGCTGCTCTCCACCCAGGCCGGCGTCGTGATCGGCTCCCGTTACGTGCCCGGCGGCGAACTGGACGAAAACTGGCCGCTCTACCGGCGGGCGCTCAGCGGCTGGGCGAACCTCTACGTGCACACGCTGCTGCGGGTCCGGATCCGCGACCTCACCGCCGGCTTCAAGATCTGGCGGGCGGACGCCCTGCGGGACATCGGCCTGGAGCGGGTGCAGTCCAACGGTTACAGCTTCCAGGTGGAGATGCACTACCTCGCCACGAAGCTGGGGCACACCATCCTGGAGGTGCCGATCCGCTTCGAGGAGCGGCGCGACGGCGCGTCGAAGATGACCACGGCCACCAAGATCGAGAGCGCCCTGATGCCGTTCAAGCTGCGCACGAAGCACCGCAACGTCGAGCGCTGA
- a CDS encoding phytoene desaturase family protein, translating into MSSTGAESADAVVVGAGHNGLVAANLLADAGWDVLVLEATAAPGGAVRSAEVTAPGYLSDLYSSFYPLGYASPVLRGLGLDRYGLRWRHSPDVLAHLLPDGRAAVLNRDPEATAASLEAFAPGDGKRWLHAYDDWRQVAEPMLDTITTPFPPVRGGLSLLRRLRVSGALRLARRLVVPVRKLGDELFDGEGGPALLAGCALHTDLSPEEAGSGVYGWLLAMLGQQVGWPVPDGGAQKITDALVARLTERGGRILYGARVDRVLTARGRAMGVRTAGGTLWRARRAVLADVPAPALYLDLVGAAALPPRLVEDLAHFRWDGSTLKVDWALSAPVPWTNRAVATAGTVHLGADLNGLTGYAAALARSEVPRDPFLLVGQMSVADPSHSPPGTESLWSYTHLPFRRHWRAEEIAAHVDRMEQVLEEAAPGFRSLIVGRHVAGPADLEAGDANLVGGAVGGGTAAAYQQLFLRPIPGLGRADTPVDRLFLASASAHPGGGVHGAPGANAARAALARDRTLTGPVYAATIDAAHRAVYR; encoded by the coding sequence ATGAGTTCGACCGGCGCGGAGAGCGCGGACGCCGTCGTCGTCGGAGCCGGCCACAACGGCCTGGTCGCCGCCAACCTGCTCGCGGACGCCGGCTGGGACGTCCTGGTGCTGGAGGCCACGGCCGCGCCCGGCGGCGCGGTGCGTTCCGCCGAGGTGACGGCCCCCGGCTACCTGAGCGACCTGTACAGCTCCTTCTATCCGCTCGGCTACGCCTCGCCGGTGCTGCGCGGGTTGGGCCTCGACCGGTACGGGCTGCGCTGGCGGCACTCCCCGGACGTGCTGGCGCACCTGCTGCCCGACGGCCGGGCGGCGGTGCTCAACCGCGACCCGGAGGCCACCGCCGCCTCCCTGGAGGCGTTCGCGCCCGGCGACGGCAAGCGCTGGCTGCACGCGTACGACGACTGGCGGCAGGTCGCCGAGCCGATGCTGGACACCATCACCACGCCCTTCCCGCCGGTGCGCGGCGGCCTGTCCCTGCTGCGCCGGCTGCGGGTCTCCGGCGCGCTGCGGCTGGCCCGGCGACTGGTGGTGCCGGTCCGCAAGCTCGGCGACGAGCTCTTCGACGGCGAGGGTGGCCCGGCGCTGCTGGCCGGGTGCGCCCTGCACACCGACCTGTCTCCGGAGGAGGCCGGCTCGGGCGTGTACGGGTGGCTGCTCGCCATGCTCGGCCAGCAGGTCGGCTGGCCGGTACCCGACGGCGGCGCGCAGAAGATCACCGACGCGCTGGTGGCCCGGCTGACCGAGCGCGGCGGCCGGATCCTCTACGGCGCCCGGGTCGACCGGGTGCTGACCGCTCGCGGCCGGGCGATGGGGGTGCGTACCGCCGGCGGCACCCTGTGGCGGGCCCGGCGGGCGGTCCTGGCCGACGTTCCGGCCCCCGCGCTCTACCTGGACCTGGTCGGCGCGGCAGCGTTGCCGCCCCGGCTGGTGGAGGACCTGGCGCACTTCCGGTGGGACGGCTCGACGCTCAAGGTGGACTGGGCGCTGTCGGCGCCCGTGCCGTGGACCAACCGTGCGGTCGCCACCGCCGGCACCGTGCACCTCGGCGCGGACCTGAACGGGCTCACCGGCTATGCCGCCGCGCTGGCCCGCTCCGAGGTCCCCCGTGACCCGTTCCTGCTGGTGGGGCAGATGTCGGTGGCCGACCCGAGTCACTCGCCGCCCGGCACCGAGTCGCTCTGGTCCTACACGCACCTGCCGTTCCGCCGGCACTGGCGGGCGGAGGAGATCGCCGCCCACGTCGACCGGATGGAGCAGGTGCTGGAGGAGGCGGCACCCGGCTTCCGCAGCCTCATCGTCGGGCGGCACGTGGCCGGCCCGGCGGACCTGGAGGCCGGCGACGCCAACCTGGTGGGAGGGGCGGTCGGTGGCGGCACCGCCGCCGCGTACCAGCAGCTCTTCCTGCGCCCGATTCCCGGCCTGGGCCGCGCGGACACCCCGGTCGACCGGTTGTTCCTGGCGAGCGCGTCCGCGCATCCCGGCGGCGGGGTGCACGGCGCGCCCGGCGCGAACGCCGCACGCGCCGCACTGGCCCGCGACCGCACGCTCACCGGCCCGGTGTACGCCGCCACGATCGACGCCGCCCACCGGGCGGTCTACCGCTGA
- a CDS encoding aldehyde dehydrogenase family protein, with protein MYTVAQLIGGVWGAGGEGGELVVHDPADGSPVSSVPVATADEVGKAVEAARGVAAEWAATAPAERAAALHRAADAVAAVADELARATTAEMGKPFADARGGVDAGIGTLRQYAELAPVRGGRTLHGDPHAIDFMAPQPRGVVAAITPWNDPVAVSCGLLGAALVTGNVVLYKPSERTPATGWLLARALDSALPPGVLSLLTGGPEVGAALAAQEVDVVAHVGSTATGRAIAAAAARTGAKVLLENGGSDPLVVDGDVDPVWAAGQAAVGAFANAGQICVAVERIYAHRDVAEDFTQALVDRADRLRVGPGGDPATELGPLVDRRHRDHVHGQVTAAVAEGARIRTGGTLPDGPGAFYPATVVADCRHDMTLVREETFGPVAAIVVVDSFSEALRCAADSPYGLAATVLTGSMSHAQRAWRELPVGTVKVNAVFGGAPGGAAHPRRGSGQGFGYGPELLDEFTATKAVHIEAPGGGHW; from the coding sequence ATGTACACGGTTGCGCAGCTCATAGGTGGAGTGTGGGGCGCGGGCGGCGAGGGGGGCGAGCTGGTCGTACACGATCCGGCCGACGGCTCCCCGGTCAGCTCCGTCCCGGTGGCGACGGCGGACGAGGTCGGCAAGGCGGTCGAGGCGGCGCGCGGCGTCGCGGCGGAGTGGGCGGCGACCGCCCCCGCCGAGCGGGCGGCGGCCCTGCACCGGGCGGCGGACGCGGTGGCGGCGGTCGCCGACGAACTGGCGCGGGCGACGACGGCCGAGATGGGCAAGCCCTTCGCGGACGCGCGGGGCGGCGTGGACGCGGGCATCGGCACCCTGCGACAGTACGCGGAACTAGCCCCGGTGCGGGGCGGGCGGACGCTGCACGGCGACCCGCACGCCATCGACTTCATGGCGCCGCAGCCGCGCGGGGTGGTGGCCGCGATCACCCCGTGGAACGACCCGGTGGCGGTCTCCTGCGGGCTGCTCGGCGCGGCGCTGGTCACCGGCAACGTGGTGCTCTACAAGCCGAGCGAACGCACCCCGGCGACCGGCTGGCTGCTGGCGAGGGCGCTGGACTCCGCGCTGCCGCCCGGGGTGCTCTCGCTGCTGACCGGCGGCCCCGAGGTCGGTGCGGCGCTGGCCGCGCAGGAGGTGGACGTGGTCGCCCACGTCGGCTCCACCGCCACCGGGCGGGCCATCGCGGCCGCGGCGGCACGCACCGGCGCCAAGGTGCTGCTGGAGAACGGCGGGAGCGACCCGCTGGTCGTGGACGGCGACGTCGACCCGGTGTGGGCGGCCGGGCAGGCGGCCGTCGGCGCGTTCGCCAACGCGGGGCAGATCTGCGTGGCGGTGGAGCGGATCTACGCGCACCGTGACGTCGCCGAGGACTTCACGCAGGCCCTGGTGGACCGGGCGGACCGGCTGCGGGTGGGCCCGGGCGGCGACCCGGCGACCGAGCTGGGGCCGCTGGTGGACCGGCGGCACCGCGACCACGTGCACGGGCAGGTGACCGCCGCGGTCGCGGAGGGGGCGCGGATCCGTACCGGCGGGACGCTGCCCGACGGGCCGGGCGCGTTCTATCCCGCCACGGTGGTCGCCGACTGCCGGCACGACATGACGCTGGTGCGCGAGGAGACCTTCGGGCCGGTCGCGGCGATCGTCGTGGTCGACTCGTTCTCCGAGGCGCTGCGGTGCGCCGCCGACTCCCCGTACGGGCTGGCCGCGACGGTGCTGACCGGGTCGATGAGCCACGCCCAGCGCGCCTGGCGGGAGCTGCCGGTGGGCACCGTGAAGGTCAACGCGGTGTTCGGCGGGGCGCCGGGCGGTGCCGCGCACCCGCGTCGCGGCAGCGGCCAGGGCTTCGGGTACGGGCCGGAACTGCTCGACGAGTTCACCGCGACGAAGGCGGTGCACATCGAGGCCCCCGGCGGCGGCCACTGGTGA
- a CDS encoding ChaB family protein — protein MPGREVLPSTLRRSPKKAQRTWEKTHDSAVETYGEGERAHRTAFAAVKHEFEKVGDHWEPKGRKGPSDRQAAGGGPERRAPTAGGVDANATKDHLMKVARKLDVPGRSSMTKPELVKAIEKANNRQTAKARGR, from the coding sequence ATGCCCGGGCGCGAGGTACTGCCCAGCACGCTGCGACGCTCCCCCAAGAAGGCGCAGCGCACCTGGGAGAAGACACACGACTCGGCCGTGGAGACGTACGGCGAGGGGGAGCGGGCCCACCGCACCGCCTTCGCCGCGGTCAAGCACGAGTTCGAGAAGGTGGGCGACCACTGGGAGCCCAAGGGCCGCAAGGGCCCGAGCGACCGCCAGGCGGCCGGCGGCGGACCGGAGCGCCGCGCGCCCACCGCCGGCGGGGTGGACGCCAACGCCACCAAGGACCACCTGATGAAGGTGGCCCGCAAGCTGGACGTCCCCGGCCGGTCGAGCATGACCAAGCCGGAACTGGTCAAGGCCATCGAGAAGGCGAACAACCGGCAGACCGCCAAGGCCCGCGGTCGCTGA